One Halostella limicola genomic window carries:
- a CDS encoding sulfoacetaldehyde acetyltransferase, protein MTPSEALLEQFAAEDADVMFGIVGSAFMDFLDIMPQAGIRYVPVRHEQNAAHMADGYAQALRAEEPGLCVAQNGPGVTNMVTGIKAAQLNHSPVIMLSPTATTGSIGTDGFQEADTMSIFEDTVDWQQRLEDKSRIAEYVRTAYRQSLTKKGPAHIDFPRDNLYGEIEVDVLPPNQYRQTEIGGAAESEVEEAVDIIEDGDNVAIIAGLGVIYSDAVDEVAELAELLNAPVANSYLHNDSFPISHPLAVGALGYGGSKAAMGQLSEADTIVAVGSRLSGFGLLPQYGMDWFPHDADIIQIDVDASQIGRTTSVDLGLVGDAAETVRSLTDKLDSSAGAPDSRVEEIQDAYAEWKEELEEMSQQDQMPIHPRRGLWDVAQALPENTIVSTDIGNTCSMANAYLEFDNPGNFLAAGTYGNCGFAYPAAMGAKVARPDAPAVAITGDGAWGMQQMNEVMTAVREDINANAIIFNNMEWGAEKQNQYWFYQERFLGTDLPENPNFAQIAQEMGAHGIRVTSPDEITDAVEEMLSTDQPTVVELITDGTELLEPFRRDALDDPERVLEKYRQPGDANYDE, encoded by the coding sequence ATGACGCCAAGCGAGGCGCTGTTAGAGCAGTTCGCAGCCGAGGACGCGGACGTGATGTTCGGGATCGTCGGTTCAGCGTTCATGGACTTCCTCGACATCATGCCTCAGGCGGGGATCCGCTACGTGCCCGTTCGCCACGAGCAGAACGCCGCTCACATGGCCGACGGCTACGCCCAGGCGCTCCGGGCCGAGGAACCCGGCCTCTGCGTCGCCCAGAACGGCCCAGGTGTCACCAACATGGTCACAGGGATCAAGGCAGCGCAACTCAACCACTCTCCGGTCATCATGCTGTCCCCAACGGCGACGACAGGATCGATCGGCACGGACGGCTTCCAGGAAGCCGATACGATGTCTATTTTCGAGGACACTGTCGACTGGCAGCAGCGCCTCGAAGACAAGAGCCGTATCGCCGAGTACGTCCGCACGGCCTACCGCCAGTCGCTCACGAAGAAGGGGCCAGCTCACATCGACTTCCCTCGGGACAACCTCTACGGCGAGATCGAGGTCGACGTCCTGCCGCCGAACCAGTACCGGCAGACCGAAATCGGCGGTGCCGCCGAATCGGAGGTGGAGGAGGCGGTCGACATCATCGAGGACGGCGACAACGTGGCTATCATCGCCGGCCTCGGGGTTATCTACTCGGACGCCGTGGACGAGGTAGCAGAACTCGCCGAACTCCTCAACGCGCCGGTCGCCAACTCGTATCTCCACAACGATAGCTTCCCGATCAGCCATCCCCTCGCCGTCGGTGCACTCGGATACGGGGGATCGAAAGCAGCGATGGGTCAACTCTCCGAGGCGGACACCATCGTCGCGGTCGGCAGTCGACTGAGTGGCTTCGGACTCCTCCCGCAGTACGGCATGGACTGGTTCCCCCACGACGCCGACATCATCCAGATCGATGTCGACGCCTCCCAGATCGGCCGGACAACGTCCGTGGACCTCGGGCTGGTCGGCGACGCGGCCGAAACCGTCCGGAGCCTCACTGACAAGCTCGACTCGTCGGCCGGAGCGCCGGATTCCCGAGTCGAAGAGATCCAGGACGCGTACGCCGAGTGGAAGGAGGAACTCGAGGAGATGTCCCAGCAGGATCAGATGCCGATCCACCCGCGGCGCGGGCTCTGGGACGTCGCGCAGGCGCTGCCGGAGAACACGATCGTCTCCACGGACATCGGGAACACGTGTTCGATGGCGAATGCCTACCTCGAGTTCGACAACCCCGGGAACTTCCTCGCCGCCGGTACGTACGGGAACTGTGGGTTCGCGTATCCGGCAGCGATGGGCGCGAAAGTCGCACGTCCGGACGCCCCTGCCGTGGCTATCACTGGCGACGGTGCGTGGGGCATGCAGCAGATGAACGAGGTGATGACGGCCGTTCGCGAGGACATCAACGCGAACGCCATCATCTTCAACAACATGGAGTGGGGAGCGGAGAAGCAGAACCAGTACTGGTTCTACCAGGAGCGCTTCCTCGGGACCGATCTCCCCGAGAACCCCAACTTCGCCCAGATCGCCCAGGAGATGGGTGCACACGGGATCCGCGTCACGAGCCCCGACGAGATCACCGACGCGGTCGAAGAGATGCTCTCGACCGACCAGCCGACGGTGGTCGAACTCATCACCGACGGCACCGAACTCCTCGAACCGTTCCGCCGCGATGCGCTCGACGACCCCGAGCGCGTCTTAGAGAAGTACCGGCAGCCGGGTGACGCCAACTACGACGAGTAG
- a CDS encoding phosphotransacetylase: MTELLSKLRKQAREESPEILLPEAEDTRVLEAAARVGESGIAQPVVLGRSEAVRRVADKNDITLDNVRILDPSEEQIDEYAAIYADLRDVPHEIAAEMLNDELVLGGVITRVGDVDGLVAGAVNSSADVVAVANGVVGFHPTVDTGSSFFVMVFDRKDVGENGVLLFADCGVNIAPSDEQLADIAVSTANTAENLFGWTPRVALLSYSTKGSASHETVEKIQRTAELARQQRGSIIIDGELQVDAALVPDVAEKKTDDSALIRGDANVLIFPDLQAGNIAYKISERLAGATALGPVLQGYARPISDLSRGASADDIVDVITVTAAMAAADPGTSAGDIVTSGALNRRESSSSLQPVNTE, from the coding sequence ATGACCGAACTTTTATCAAAACTACGAAAGCAAGCGCGAGAGGAATCTCCGGAGATACTGCTCCCCGAGGCCGAGGATACGCGCGTCCTCGAAGCCGCCGCTCGCGTAGGAGAGAGTGGAATCGCACAGCCGGTCGTACTAGGAAGGAGCGAAGCAGTCCGACGCGTTGCCGACAAGAACGATATCACGCTCGACAACGTCCGAATCCTGGATCCGTCGGAAGAACAGATCGACGAGTATGCAGCGATCTACGCCGACTTGCGGGACGTACCGCACGAGATCGCTGCCGAGATGCTAAACGACGAACTCGTCCTCGGGGGGGTGATCACTAGGGTCGGCGACGTCGACGGCCTCGTCGCAGGTGCGGTCAACAGCTCAGCCGACGTCGTCGCAGTCGCAAACGGCGTCGTCGGCTTTCACCCGACGGTCGATACGGGATCGAGTTTCTTCGTTATGGTCTTCGACCGGAAGGACGTCGGCGAAAACGGCGTGCTCCTGTTCGCAGACTGCGGTGTAAACATCGCTCCCTCCGACGAACAGCTGGCCGACATTGCGGTCTCGACCGCCAACACGGCTGAGAACTTGTTCGGCTGGACGCCGAGAGTCGCCCTGCTCTCGTACTCGACGAAGGGAAGCGCGAGTCACGAAACCGTCGAAAAGATCCAGCGTACGGCCGAACTCGCCAGACAGCAGCGCGGTTCCATCATCATCGACGGCGAACTGCAGGTAGACGCAGCGCTGGTTCCGGACGTGGCCGAGAAGAAGACAGATGATTCGGCGCTGATACGGGGCGACGCGAACGTGTTGATCTTTCCCGACCTCCAGGCAGGGAATATCGCGTACAAGATATCGGAACGCCTGGCTGGCGCCACGGCGCTCGGTCCGGTCCTACAGGGCTACGCACGACCAATCAGCGATCTCTCACGGGGTGCGAGCGCCGACGACATCGTCGACGTGATCACGGTTACAGCGGCGATGGCCGCCGCCGACCCAGGGACGAGCGCCGGGGACATCGTCACGAGCGGTGCACTCAATAGACGGGAATCGTCGAGTTCCCTACAGCCGGTGAACACTGAGTAG
- a CDS encoding haloacid dehalogenase type II yields MPDLDQVETITFDSYTTLVDVGSQADVLAETVDGIEHPEFVSRVWRSRNMMYTVIANDVGAYRPFYEIQGLSLKYALESFGHDVPGETRDEIRRRVYKENITVFDDVRPAMERLTDAGYDLFVISNGDPEMLTHMVETAGISGLVEDAISADEIETFKPEPEIYRHGAARAGAPIEDILHVSGGTMRDIWGANNAGMETAWLNRPEKHYPDEELGQDPDMTIESLHELADSLEHVE; encoded by the coding sequence ATGCCTGATCTTGACCAGGTAGAGACGATAACATTCGACTCGTACACCACCCTCGTCGACGTCGGATCGCAGGCGGACGTACTCGCTGAGACCGTGGACGGGATCGAACACCCCGAGTTCGTTTCGCGGGTGTGGCGGTCTCGAAACATGATGTACACCGTGATCGCGAACGACGTCGGGGCTTACCGACCGTTTTACGAGATCCAGGGGCTCTCGCTGAAGTACGCGCTCGAATCGTTCGGCCACGACGTACCAGGTGAGACCCGCGACGAGATTCGCCGCCGAGTCTACAAGGAGAACATCACCGTCTTCGACGACGTCCGCCCGGCGATGGAGCGACTCACCGACGCCGGCTACGATCTGTTCGTCATCTCAAACGGCGATCCGGAGATGCTGACGCACATGGTCGAGACGGCGGGTATCAGTGGTCTAGTGGAGGACGCGATCAGTGCAGACGAGATCGAGACGTTCAAGCCTGAACCCGAGATTTACCGCCACGGTGCCGCCCGAGCCGGCGCGCCGATCGAGGATATTCTCCACGTGTCCGGCGGGACGATGCGTGACATCTGGGGCGCGAACAACGCCGGTATGGAGACGGCGTGGTTGAACCGACCGGAGAAACACTATCCCGACGAGGAACTCGGACAGGACCCGGACATGACGATCGAAAGCCTACACGAGCTCGCCGACTCGCTAGAGCACGTCGAGTAA
- a CDS encoding inorganic phosphate transporter has protein sequence MELATVGIMLIAVVTSMFMAWTIGAGSSGSTPFAPAVGANAISVMRAGFIVGIMCLLGAVTQGGAISKAVGTDLVHGVSLSPLGTAIALMTAALLVAIGIFTGIPISTAFTATGAIIGVGLALGGVPAWTKYREILLLWILTPFVGGSVSYAAARTFQCDRYRQSLLTGALGGVTGIIIANMEFVVLGSSGESSSLAMLAGSSFPGQVLYGRVLASALVGAGLTIVLYKHVARDIQRGQRQFLLALGGLVAFSAGGSQVGLAIGPLIPLLQPRGVPLLAILFGGGVGLLIGSWTAAPRMIKALSQDYSSLGPQRAIAVLIPSFTIAQSAIFFGIPVSFNEIIVSAIVGSGYAGNRGGVGREKMVKTGFAWVASLVGAILVSYAVYAGVEAVL, from the coding sequence ATGGAGTTAGCGACAGTCGGTATCATGCTGATCGCGGTAGTTACGAGTATGTTCATGGCGTGGACCATCGGCGCGGGGTCGAGCGGATCGACGCCGTTCGCGCCTGCAGTCGGTGCGAACGCGATCTCAGTGATGCGAGCCGGGTTTATCGTCGGTATCATGTGTCTCCTCGGAGCGGTAACGCAGGGCGGAGCCATCTCCAAGGCGGTTGGAACGGATCTGGTTCACGGCGTCAGTCTCTCGCCGCTGGGGACGGCGATAGCCCTCATGACGGCCGCACTCCTCGTCGCGATCGGTATCTTCACTGGCATCCCTATCTCCACCGCCTTCACCGCCACGGGTGCTATCATCGGCGTCGGCCTCGCGCTTGGGGGGGTGCCGGCCTGGACGAAGTATCGGGAAATACTGCTCCTTTGGATTCTCACCCCATTCGTCGGTGGCAGTGTTTCGTACGCGGCTGCACGAACGTTTCAGTGTGATCGCTACCGGCAGAGTCTCCTTACAGGAGCATTGGGGGGAGTCACGGGAATAATCATCGCAAACATGGAGTTCGTCGTGCTCGGATCGTCAGGGGAGAGTTCGTCGCTCGCGATGCTCGCCGGTTCGTCCTTTCCGGGCCAGGTCCTCTATGGCAGGGTTCTCGCTTCAGCGTTAGTTGGCGCGGGACTCACGATAGTTCTGTACAAACACGTCGCCCGAGACATCCAGAGGGGCCAACGACAGTTCCTCCTCGCTCTCGGGGGACTCGTCGCGTTCTCTGCGGGCGGGAGTCAGGTCGGCCTCGCTATCGGTCCGTTGATCCCACTCTTACAGCCACGCGGGGTTCCGCTGCTCGCCATTCTCTTCGGCGGGGGAGTCGGTCTGCTTATCGGCTCGTGGACGGCCGCCCCGCGGATGATCAAAGCCCTCTCGCAGGACTACTCGTCGCTCGGTCCTCAACGCGCGATCGCGGTACTCATTCCTTCATTCACGATCGCACAGTCGGCGATCTTCTTCGGCATCCCAGTCTCGTTCAACGAGATCATCGTCAGCGCCATCGTCGGAAGCGGGTATGCGGGGAACAGGGGAGGGGTCGGCAGGGAGAAAATGGTGAAAACGGGCTTCGCCTGGGTCGCTTCCCTCGTCGGGGCAATCCTCGTCAGCTACGCAGTGTACGCCGGCGTTGAAGCTGTCTTGTGA
- a CDS encoding 4Fe-4S dicluster domain-containing protein, whose translation MTNYGFVIDNRRCIGCHACTVACKAEHDDPIGVNKTWVKQIEKGDFPNTNRNFSVMRCNHCDDSPCTDVCPVTALWEREDGIVDFDPERCIGCKACMQGCPYDALYIDPETSTAAKCNYCSHRVDSGREPACVTVCPEDAIIAGDMENNDTEITQTVADQEVQARKPEKGTEPKLFYVDGDEGSITPGTTAREEHYMWSDSPSRMETQGAAREDFDLQRAAESLAESDVAFSDDEESARADGGCGCGSCECGQKSDPGGERTASDGGVTKGSAIDEERQRVQKSETTSAVQTEALDNDREFADEDESKSKTERAYELLHEEAKRVYDIDENHYLSWGWEVYSYTWTKSIAAGAVLVPAMLAAMGLISVTPELIGLSAGIGTVFLAITGVLLILDLEQPQRFHWVLLRPNWNSWLVKGAYIITVYGAILGLLIAGAVVGADVVTNPVVLSVASVAAAATAVYTAFLFSQSKGRDLWQSPAMPLHMFTQAVIAGGATTGLLGLAGFDGLVGPARLVLGAGIALHAALILSEIFTPHQTEDAEEAAVRITRGRFSREFWVGAVGIGVLLPLAVVAVGASATAVAAAGIAALVGLFAYEYCWILAPQTISLA comes from the coding sequence ATGACTAACTATGGATTCGTAATCGACAACCGGAGGTGTATCGGATGCCACGCATGTACGGTCGCGTGCAAAGCCGAACACGACGACCCGATCGGTGTGAACAAGACCTGGGTCAAGCAGATCGAGAAGGGAGACTTCCCGAACACCAATCGAAACTTTTCGGTAATGCGGTGCAACCACTGCGACGATTCGCCGTGTACCGACGTGTGTCCCGTCACTGCGCTCTGGGAGCGCGAGGACGGTATCGTGGACTTCGACCCGGAACGGTGCATCGGCTGCAAGGCGTGCATGCAAGGCTGTCCGTACGACGCCCTGTACATCGACCCCGAGACGTCCACCGCCGCGAAGTGTAACTACTGCTCACATCGTGTCGACTCCGGCCGGGAACCCGCTTGCGTTACCGTTTGTCCCGAGGACGCTATCATCGCGGGGGACATGGAGAACAACGACACGGAGATTACGCAGACCGTCGCAGACCAAGAGGTTCAGGCGCGGAAGCCCGAAAAAGGGACCGAACCGAAGCTGTTCTACGTCGACGGGGACGAAGGGAGTATCACTCCGGGAACGACCGCCCGAGAGGAACATTACATGTGGAGTGATTCGCCGTCGAGGATGGAAACGCAAGGCGCTGCGCGAGAGGACTTCGACCTCCAGCGAGCAGCGGAGTCACTCGCCGAATCGGACGTCGCCTTCTCCGACGACGAAGAATCAGCACGAGCTGACGGGGGTTGTGGTTGCGGAAGCTGTGAGTGTGGTCAGAAGTCTGATCCCGGAGGCGAGCGGACGGCTTCCGACGGGGGTGTCACAAAGGGTTCAGCGATCGATGAGGAGCGCCAGCGCGTTCAGAAATCCGAAACGACGTCCGCGGTCCAGACGGAGGCGCTCGACAACGACCGCGAGTTCGCCGACGAAGACGAGTCCAAGTCGAAGACGGAACGCGCGTACGAACTCCTCCACGAGGAGGCAAAGCGGGTCTACGACATCGACGAGAACCACTATCTCTCCTGGGGGTGGGAGGTGTACTCCTACACCTGGACGAAGTCCATCGCTGCCGGCGCCGTCCTCGTGCCCGCCATGCTCGCGGCGATGGGACTCATCAGCGTTACCCCGGAACTGATCGGCCTCAGCGCGGGCATTGGTACCGTTTTCCTGGCGATCACGGGTGTGCTTCTCATCCTCGACCTAGAGCAACCCCAGCGGTTCCACTGGGTGTTACTTCGACCGAACTGGAACTCGTGGCTGGTCAAGGGAGCGTACATCATCACCGTCTACGGAGCGATTCTCGGCTTACTGATCGCCGGTGCGGTAGTCGGGGCCGACGTAGTTACCAATCCGGTAGTCCTGTCGGTCGCGTCGGTGGCCGCGGCGGCGACAGCGGTCTACACCGCGTTCCTCTTCAGCCAGTCGAAAGGGAGGGACCTGTGGCAGAGTCCCGCAATGCCGCTTCACATGTTCACGCAGGCGGTCATCGCCGGCGGCGCGACGACGGGCCTGCTCGGTCTGGCCGGCTTCGACGGACTCGTCGGTCCGGCCCGTCTCGTGCTCGGCGCCGGGATAGCCCTGCATGCCGCGCTGATCCTGTCGGAGATATTCACTCCGCATCAGACGGAAGACGCCGAAGAAGCGGCCGTCCGCATCACTCGCGGGCGGTTCAGCCGGGAGTTCTGGGTCGGCGCCGTGGGCATAGGCGTTCTGCTCCCGCTTGCCGTAGTCGCAGTCGGAGCTAGCGCTACGGCGGTCGCCGCCGCCGGCATCGCAGCCCTCGTGGGGCTGTTCGCCTACGAGTACTGCTGGATACTCGCACCGCAGACGATCTCCCTCGCCTGA
- a CDS encoding molybdopterin-dependent oxidoreductase — protein sequence MGHEFETSQIEALAEKLGLLSNRSTDTKKQQQRLDGSEVNAIHDEDGQLASYPDPEDWDSWVEFESSGEPQEYSVVPTACFNCEAGCGLLTYINKDTGEIRKIEGNPEHPGSRGKNCAKGPATINQIEDPQRIEYPLKRDGPRGSGQWKRVDWDEALDHIASEMRTTIEDGRENEITYHVGRPGHEEYMDRVIDAWGLDGHNSHTNICSSGARTGYALWHKYDRASPDFANAEFILLLSAHLESGHYFNPHAQRIMEGMQEGGELAVMDPRLSNTAAMSDIWMPTQPGSEAAILLSIANQIIDEELYDEQFLRNWVNWRQFLDDEFPERDRTFDTYVRTLKDLYADFTPEYAEAESGVDAEKIEKVARKVGMAGDQFASYIWRSAASGNKNGWQVSRTLHFLSVLTGSVGTKGGTSPNAWHKFDPELPNEPPRQKLWDELQLPKEWPFSHYEMSQLLPYFLKEDRGKISVYFTRVFNPVYTYPDGFSWIEALTDEDKIGLHVALTPTWNETAYFADYVLPMGHSPERHDIQSQETHAGTWVTYRQPVLREYAEREGQDIDRTYEANPGEVWEEDEFWLDLSWRVDEDGELGIREYFESPYRDGEDGEPAKMTIDEYYRYIFEQEENLVEVADEKDMTPLEYMKHHGAFEASSNDYEVHEETIDDAILDEDGVYVDEYGTVRRSDPEYASESDGSEVVGVMVDGEIKRGFPTPTGKQQFYSKTMAEWGWDDLDYTVPNYLKSHVHPENIDYEDGEMVLVPTFRLPTQIHSRSSNSKYLEEISHNNPVWIHTRDAQRLDVETGDLIRVETDIGYYVNEAWVTESIKPGIVAMSHHMGQWKVNREDADSDVQEGGDPYGKVTVDLDNENNQWGMRQVEGIKPFESTDPDSERVWWNDGGVAQNLTHAPHPDPISGMHCWHQKVTVRPAESDDHYGDIYVDTDRSMEIYREWVEDAKPAPGPNGLRRPKWLKRPIAPPTATDEDDAWYVDGPIGRSERWDPKDILSDDDD from the coding sequence ATGGGACACGAATTCGAAACGAGTCAGATCGAAGCGCTCGCAGAAAAGCTCGGACTTCTGTCGAACCGATCGACGGATACGAAAAAGCAACAGCAACGCCTCGACGGTTCCGAGGTCAACGCTATCCACGACGAGGACGGACAGTTAGCCTCGTATCCTGACCCCGAGGACTGGGACTCCTGGGTCGAATTCGAGTCGAGCGGAGAACCGCAGGAATACTCCGTCGTGCCGACGGCGTGTTTCAACTGCGAGGCCGGATGCGGCCTCCTTACGTACATCAACAAGGACACGGGCGAGATACGGAAGATCGAGGGGAACCCCGAGCACCCCGGTAGCCGAGGTAAAAACTGCGCGAAGGGACCAGCGACGATCAATCAGATCGAGGACCCGCAGCGGATCGAATATCCGCTGAAACGCGACGGCCCCCGAGGGAGCGGCCAGTGGAAGCGCGTCGACTGGGACGAAGCACTCGACCACATCGCTTCGGAGATGCGGACGACGATCGAGGACGGCCGTGAAAACGAGATCACGTATCACGTCGGGCGACCCGGTCACGAGGAGTACATGGACCGGGTCATCGACGCCTGGGGTCTCGACGGTCACAACTCCCATACGAACATCTGCAGTTCCGGAGCACGGACCGGATACGCGCTCTGGCACAAGTACGACCGGGCGAGCCCGGATTTCGCGAACGCCGAGTTCATCCTGCTGCTGTCGGCGCACCTAGAGTCGGGCCATTACTTCAACCCGCACGCCCAGCGCATCATGGAAGGGATGCAGGAAGGCGGCGAGCTCGCGGTCATGGACCCGCGGCTCTCCAACACGGCCGCGATGTCGGACATTTGGATGCCTACTCAGCCAGGGAGCGAGGCTGCGATCCTGCTTTCGATCGCCAATCAGATCATCGACGAGGAGTTGTACGACGAACAGTTCCTGCGGAACTGGGTGAACTGGCGGCAGTTCCTCGACGACGAGTTCCCGGAGCGAGACCGGACGTTCGACACGTACGTTCGGACGCTCAAGGACCTCTATGCGGATTTCACTCCCGAGTACGCCGAGGCGGAGAGCGGCGTTGACGCGGAGAAGATCGAGAAGGTCGCGCGGAAGGTCGGGATGGCCGGCGATCAGTTCGCCAGCTACATCTGGCGAAGCGCTGCCAGCGGAAACAAGAACGGCTGGCAGGTGTCTCGGACGCTTCACTTCCTCTCGGTGTTGACGGGAAGTGTGGGAACAAAGGGCGGGACATCGCCGAACGCGTGGCACAAGTTCGACCCGGAACTCCCTAACGAACCGCCGCGCCAGAAGCTCTGGGACGAACTCCAGTTGCCGAAGGAGTGGCCGTTCTCCCACTACGAGATGAGCCAGCTCCTCCCGTATTTCCTCAAGGAGGACAGGGGGAAGATCAGCGTCTATTTCACTCGCGTATTCAACCCGGTGTACACGTATCCCGACGGGTTCTCGTGGATCGAGGCGCTTACCGACGAGGACAAGATCGGCCTTCACGTCGCGCTGACGCCGACGTGGAACGAGACGGCATACTTCGCCGACTACGTCCTTCCGATGGGACACAGTCCGGAGCGCCACGACATCCAGAGCCAGGAGACGCACGCGGGGACATGGGTGACGTACCGCCAGCCGGTACTCCGGGAGTATGCCGAACGCGAGGGACAAGATATCGACCGGACGTACGAGGCGAATCCCGGCGAAGTGTGGGAGGAAGACGAGTTCTGGCTCGACCTCTCGTGGCGGGTCGACGAGGACGGCGAATTGGGGATTCGCGAGTACTTCGAGAGCCCATACCGCGACGGTGAAGACGGTGAGCCGGCAAAGATGACCATCGACGAGTACTACCGCTACATCTTCGAACAGGAGGAGAACCTCGTCGAAGTCGCCGACGAGAAGGATATGACGCCGCTGGAGTACATGAAACACCACGGCGCGTTCGAGGCGTCCTCCAACGACTACGAGGTCCACGAGGAGACGATAGACGACGCCATCCTCGACGAGGACGGCGTCTACGTCGACGAGTACGGAACCGTCCGGCGCTCGGACCCCGAATACGCTTCAGAATCAGACGGATCGGAGGTCGTCGGCGTCATGGTCGACGGGGAGATAAAACGCGGCTTCCCGACGCCGACCGGGAAGCAGCAGTTCTACTCGAAGACGATGGCGGAGTGGGGATGGGATGACCTCGATTACACCGTTCCGAACTACCTCAAGTCCCACGTCCATCCGGAGAACATCGACTACGAAGACGGGGAAATGGTACTGGTTCCGACGTTCCGACTGCCGACGCAGATCCATTCCCGGTCCTCGAACTCGAAGTACCTCGAAGAGATCTCGCACAACAACCCGGTGTGGATCCACACTCGCGACGCGCAACGACTCGACGTCGAGACGGGCGATCTCATCCGTGTGGAGACCGATATCGGATACTACGTGAACGAAGCGTGGGTCACCGAGAGCATCAAGCCGGGTATCGTCGCGATGAGCCACCACATGGGCCAGTGGAAAGTCAACCGCGAAGACGCCGACTCCGACGTACAGGAGGGCGGCGATCCGTACGGAAAAGTGACGGTCGACCTCGATAACGAGAACAACCAGTGGGGGATGCGTCAGGTCGAGGGTATCAAGCCCTTCGAAAGTACTGACCCCGATAGTGAGCGAGTCTGGTGGAACGACGGCGGCGTCGCGCAGAATCTCACTCACGCACCGCATCCGGATCCGATCTCCGGAATGCACTGCTGGCACCAGAAGGTTACCGTTCGTCCGGCGGAATCCGATGACCACTACGGCGATATCTACGTAGACACCGACCGTTCGATGGAGATCTACAGGGAGTGGGTGGAAGACGCCAAACCGGCCCCGGGACCGAACGGCCTTCGTCGTCCCAAGTGGCTCAAGCGTCCGATCGCTCCGCCGACGGCCACCGACGAAGACGACGCGTGGTACGTCGACGGGCCGATCGGACGGTCTGAAAGATGGGACCCCAAAGACATATTATCGGACGACGATGACTAA
- a CDS encoding Mrp/NBP35 family ATP-binding protein, producing MRDASVGRDALFADLVDTGGIGDITANQDVVSVTLTLPVPSAAFRASIERELTDAIAGLPAVTSVDYEWKPDAADGGARIDFIPDVKNVVAVASGKGGVGKSTVAVNLAAALADAGGSVGLLDADIYGPNVPTMLGAPDDPPTTTRDDTMVPHEAHGVKVMSIDFIVDESDPVIWRGPMVDDMLKQLFGDVEWGELDYLIVDLPPGTGDAHLTLTQHIPVTGAVIVTTPQAVAVDDAERGLDAFAKYQVPILGVAENMSYFECPDCDSDHDIFGTGGGAHIEEEYDVPVLSHLPIDPSVGTLTAENETEAPGISIPLLGDLRLPRTREEREPVTHLPPIAIRDEESGTKQNFRELASRTAARVNLLNQRS from the coding sequence ATACGTGACGCCTCGGTCGGTCGAGACGCTCTTTTTGCCGATCTCGTCGATACGGGCGGCATCGGAGACATAACCGCCAATCAAGACGTGGTCTCGGTGACGCTCACGTTACCCGTTCCATCAGCGGCTTTTCGAGCCTCGATCGAACGAGAACTCACTGACGCCATCGCGGGCCTCCCGGCCGTTACCAGCGTCGACTACGAGTGGAAACCAGACGCCGCGGACGGTGGAGCGCGGATCGATTTCATCCCGGACGTGAAAAACGTCGTCGCAGTGGCGAGCGGCAAAGGCGGCGTCGGGAAGAGTACCGTTGCGGTGAACCTCGCAGCAGCGCTTGCAGACGCGGGTGGAAGCGTCGGCCTATTGGACGCCGATATCTACGGTCCAAACGTGCCGACTATGCTCGGTGCGCCCGACGATCCGCCGACGACGACCCGGGACGACACCATGGTCCCGCACGAGGCGCACGGAGTCAAGGTGATGAGCATCGACTTCATCGTCGACGAGAGCGACCCGGTTATCTGGCGCGGACCGATGGTCGACGACATGCTCAAACAGCTGTTCGGCGACGTCGAGTGGGGCGAGCTAGACTACCTCATCGTTGACTTACCACCGGGAACCGGCGACGCCCATCTCACGCTAACACAGCACATCCCGGTGACCGGTGCGGTCATCGTGACGACGCCTCAGGCGGTCGCGGTCGACGACGCCGAGCGGGGCCTTGACGCCTTCGCGAAGTACCAGGTACCCATCCTCGGCGTCGCGGAAAACATGAGCTACTTCGAGTGTCCCGACTGCGACAGCGACCACGACATCTTCGGCACCGGCGGCGGAGCCCACATCGAAGAAGAGTACGATGTCCCTGTCCTCAGTCACCTCCCTATCGATCCGTCCGTCGGGACGCTGACGGCAGAGAACGAGACGGAAGCCCCCGGCATCTCCATTCCGCTGCTCGGTGACCTCCGGCTCCCACGTACCAGAGAAGAAAGAGAACCGGTGACGCATCTCCCACCGATCGCGATCCGAGACGAGGAAAGCGGGACGAAACAGAACTTCCGGGAGCTGGCGAGTCGCACCGCGGCGCGCGTCAACTTACTTAACCAGAGGAGCTGA